Proteins encoded by one window of Juglans regia cultivar Chandler chromosome 15, Walnut 2.0, whole genome shotgun sequence:
- the LOC118344690 gene encoding ethylene-responsive transcription factor WIN1-like, producing the protein MDSLEFPYEPEMYSCKNHAPTPLETEKIHGQEEKVSMKLPKRGNSNGKRYLGVRQRPSGRWVAEIKDSSQKLRLWLGTFDSAEEAALAFDKAARLLRGRNAKTNFPCHGIVGTHEENCSLLGKNPRLFRLLQHAIMKNHARSSSLYPPIISWENQNIPGDKVQLDSSYFDVLVEETIVCSSSSASESGSSCGFDHDRNKLSQLSFGSSKVYSSVFVAPSFSASLGQAGEHQKDFQDA; encoded by the coding sequence ATGGACAGCCTAGAGTTTCCATATGAACCTGAGATGTATTCATGCAAAAATCATGCCCCAACACCTCTGGAAACAGAAAAAATCCATGGACAGGAAGAAAAGGTAAGCATGAAGCTCCCAAAGAGAGGGAACAGCAACGGGAAAAGGTATTTAGGGGTGAGACAAAGGCCCTCGGGAAGATGGGTTGCTGAAATCAAGGACTCCTCGCAGAAGCTGAGGCTGTGGTTAGGAACTTTTGACAGTGCAGAGGAGGCTGCCTTGGCTTTCGACAAAGCCGCCAGGCTTCTAAGAGGAAGAAATGCAAAGACAAACTTCCCATGTCATGGAATCGTGGGCACACATGAAGAAAATTGCAGCTTATTGGGAAAGAATCCAAGGCTTTTTCGGCTTCTCCAGCATGCAATCATGAAGAACCATGCAAGATCCTCGTCTCTTTACCCCCCGATCATTTCATGGGAAAATCAGAATATTCCTGGAGATAAAGTCCAGCTTGATTCAagttattttgatgtgcttgTTGAAGAAACTATAGTTTGTTCATCATCAAGTGCCTCTGAATCCGGAAGCTCATGTGGTTTCGATCACGACAGAAACAAGCTTTCTCAGCTCTCATTCGGTAGTTCCAAGGTCTATTCCTCTGTGTTTGTAGCTCCTTCTTTCAGTGCTTCTCTAGGGCAAGCAGGAGAACATCAAAAAGATTTCCAAGACGCTTAG